One stretch of Sebaldella sp. S0638 DNA includes these proteins:
- a CDS encoding phage tail tube protein, with translation SINISTSIAAYVTATASMIGMDFTTNSTGYTGIEIAPAGEPLICLGTTIKQAGTDITSKVESIDITVDNKLEGKQALNSEYYKAIRQGERGSVGISMTFNEFDKPTYIQDLSDIKSNSSYEIITEFAERGNPAKIFRMTFPNCKVTKSERTDIGGAGGLTKEVSAYYDETEKTPVKIEILDYASIL, from the coding sequence TCAATAAACATAAGTACATCAATAGCAGCCTATGTAACAGCGACAGCCAGCATGATAGGAATGGATTTTACAACAAACAGTACAGGGTATACAGGAATAGAAATAGCCCCTGCAGGCGAGCCTTTAATCTGCCTTGGAACAACAATAAAACAGGCAGGAACAGATATAACTTCCAAAGTGGAAAGTATAGATATAACAGTAGATAATAAACTTGAAGGAAAACAAGCATTAAATTCAGAATATTACAAGGCAATAAGACAGGGAGAACGTGGAAGTGTAGGAATATCAATGACCTTTAATGAATTTGACAAACCAACATACATACAGGATTTAAGTGATATAAAATCAAATTCATCTTATGAAATAATAACAGAATTTGCAGAAAGAGGCAATCCAGCCAAAATATTCAGAATGACATTTCCAAATTGTAAAGTAACCAAATCAGAGAGAACGGACATAGGAGGAGCCGGAGGATTAACAAAAGAAGTATCAGCATATTATGATGAAACAGAAAAAACACCGGTAAAAATAGAAATATTAGATTACGCAAGTATTCTGTAA